From Synoicihabitans lomoniglobus, the proteins below share one genomic window:
- a CDS encoding DUF368 domain-containing protein, translating to MKILPHLRIALVGFLMGSADVVPGVSGGTIAFICGIYERLLNGIKSFDLTTLRFVLKGDFKAACARVPLPFFIALGSGLLVAVVSMAKVLEHLMVNYPEHLWSFFFGLVLGSIVLLARETWRWRPLDFGLFAAFAAGTWVIVGLEATQTPAGLPFVFLAGAIAICAMILPGISGSYLLLIMGKYQEVLAAVNNRDFVTLGVFCLGIATGILSFVRIVSWLLKQYRHATLIALTGVMAGALRTLWPWKETVTTRLNSAGEEVPLIQINMMPGADAQPGVALLLLCAGGLAVLLIERLAKAERAAAAQN from the coding sequence GTGAAAATCCTTCCCCATCTCCGTATCGCGCTCGTCGGTTTTCTCATGGGCTCGGCCGACGTCGTTCCCGGCGTGTCCGGCGGCACCATCGCCTTTATCTGCGGCATCTACGAGCGGCTGCTCAACGGCATCAAATCCTTCGATCTGACCACGCTGCGGTTCGTGCTCAAAGGAGATTTCAAAGCGGCCTGCGCCCGCGTGCCGCTGCCATTTTTCATCGCGCTGGGCTCGGGCCTTCTCGTGGCGGTCGTCTCCATGGCCAAGGTATTGGAACACTTGATGGTGAATTACCCCGAGCATTTGTGGTCCTTTTTCTTCGGACTGGTGCTGGGATCGATCGTGCTGCTCGCCCGTGAGACCTGGCGCTGGCGTCCGCTGGATTTCGGGCTGTTTGCCGCCTTCGCGGCCGGCACTTGGGTCATCGTAGGCTTGGAAGCCACCCAAACTCCCGCGGGTCTGCCTTTCGTGTTTCTGGCCGGTGCCATCGCGATTTGCGCCATGATCCTGCCCGGCATCTCCGGCTCCTACCTGCTGTTGATCATGGGCAAATATCAGGAGGTGCTCGCAGCGGTGAACAACCGCGACTTCGTTACGCTGGGCGTGTTCTGTCTGGGTATCGCCACGGGAATTCTGTCATTCGTCCGCATCGTCAGTTGGCTGCTCAAACAGTATCGTCACGCGACCTTGATCGCCTTGACGGGGGTCATGGCGGGAGCCCTGCGCACCCTGTGGCCGTGGAAAGAAACCGTGACAACCCGCCTCAACAGCGCCGGCGAAGAAGTGCCGTTGATTCAGATCAACATGATGCCGGGAGCCGACGCGCAACCCGGGGTCGCGCTGCTGCTGCTCTGCGCGGGGGGACTGGCCGTTTTGCTCATCGAACGGCTGGCCAAAGCCGAGCGGGCCGCGGCGGCGCAGAACTGA
- a CDS encoding small basic protein yields the protein MSQHKSLQGPRGLVVKRNVLKRFERVELLKKRGQWKEGDRVVGLKKTEPAI from the coding sequence ATGTCCCAGCACAAATCTCTCCAAGGTCCCCGTGGCCTCGTCGTGAAGCGCAACGTCCTCAAGCGTTTTGAGCGAGTCGAACTCCTCAAGAAGCGTGGCCAATGGAAGGAAGGCGACCGCGTCGTCGGCCTGAAGAAGACCGAGCCCGCGATTTAA
- the cutA gene encoding divalent-cation tolerance protein CutA — translation MLIGWTTVETASQAQDLARGLVEGRLAACVQVDGPITSTYRWEGKVESATEYRVTVKFLSTRHLEIEAWLHRHHPYATPQWITVVAEHVAEKYLSWAQANSSSLNL, via the coding sequence ATGCTGATCGGCTGGACCACCGTGGAAACCGCGTCACAAGCTCAGGATCTGGCCCGGGGGCTGGTGGAGGGCCGCTTGGCCGCGTGCGTGCAGGTCGACGGGCCCATCACGTCGACTTACCGCTGGGAGGGAAAAGTCGAGTCCGCCACGGAATACCGCGTCACCGTGAAGTTCCTTTCCACCCGCCATTTGGAGATCGAAGCCTGGCTGCACCGCCATCATCCGTATGCGACCCCGCAGTGGATTACGGTCGTAGCCGAACATGTCGCGGAAAAATACTTGTCATGGGCACAGGCGAACTCTAGCTCCCTTAACCTTTAA
- a CDS encoding DNA-directed RNA polymerase subunit omega, translating to MRDDYIKEALTSVADPNLLINIVSRRVKQLKRGSRPLVESLEKLSPEDVALREVIEGKIVFETAEA from the coding sequence ATGCGTGACGATTACATTAAAGAGGCGCTGACCTCAGTGGCCGACCCGAATCTTCTCATCAACATTGTGTCCCGCCGCGTCAAGCAGTTGAAGCGGGGCAGCCGTCCGTTGGTGGAGTCGCTCGAGAAACTCTCCCCCGAGGACGTGGCTTTGCGCGAGGTGATCGAAGGCAAGATTGTCTTCGAGACCGCTGAAGCCTGA
- the smpB gene encoding SsrA-binding protein SmpB produces the protein MAAAQSHKKKAVRFTEIRNAKAMRDYFVETRFEAGIALKGTEVKSIRVGRAQINDAFGRLKNGELWLVNAHIDEYSFGSYSNHEPKRTRKLLLKKSELRKIDQAMNQGGRSLIPTRMYFKEALVKVEVAICTGKKLYDKREDLKKKIIDRETDRAVKAHR, from the coding sequence ATGGCCGCCGCCCAATCCCATAAAAAGAAAGCCGTCCGGTTTACCGAGATCCGCAACGCCAAGGCGATGCGGGACTATTTTGTGGAGACGCGGTTTGAGGCGGGCATTGCCCTGAAAGGCACGGAAGTGAAATCCATCCGAGTCGGCCGGGCGCAGATCAATGACGCTTTTGGCCGGCTCAAGAATGGGGAGCTCTGGCTGGTCAATGCCCACATCGACGAATACAGCTTCGGTTCGTATTCGAATCATGAACCGAAACGCACGCGCAAACTCCTGCTCAAGAAATCGGAGCTGCGGAAAATCGACCAGGCGATGAACCAGGGCGGGCGTTCGCTCATCCCGACGCGCATGTATTTTAAAGAAGCGTTGGTGAAGGTCGAAGTCGCGATCTGCACGGGCAAGAAGCTTTACGACAAGCGGGAGGATCTCAAAAAGAAGATCATCGACCGCGAAACCGACCGCGCGGTGAAAGCCCACCGCTGA
- the thrB gene encoding homoserine kinase, whose translation MSSVSVRVPGSTSNCGAGFDTLGLALQIYNTVTLERVEASGAHPVTPADGRAADLVTEVMQTFAARTGRAVPGFTYQITGDVPPARGLGSSVTVLAGVLAGLNHWAGEPMSREDLVSALTAIEGHPDNAAAGVLGGFCVARCGETPAEYAGTVRIEIPSELCFVVVSPVTEIATKASRGVLPTRISHLDAVRSVNSAACLTAALATGEFEKLRGAVGDFLHEPYRLPGITGAREAIDAGVTAGAYTGWLSGSGSSVLGLAPTGNAEAVSAAMSAAFAAVGVESDARLLIADNAGLVVRAGAL comes from the coding sequence ATGTCTTCCGTTTCCGTCCGCGTCCCCGGCAGCACGTCCAATTGCGGAGCGGGTTTCGATACCCTCGGTCTGGCGCTGCAAATTTACAACACGGTCACACTCGAACGCGTGGAGGCGTCCGGCGCGCATCCGGTCACGCCCGCGGACGGCCGCGCTGCCGATTTGGTGACAGAGGTGATGCAAACGTTTGCCGCCCGCACCGGTCGAGCCGTGCCGGGTTTCACGTATCAGATTACCGGTGACGTGCCGCCGGCGCGTGGTCTGGGTTCCAGTGTCACGGTGCTCGCGGGCGTGCTGGCGGGTCTGAACCATTGGGCGGGTGAGCCGATGTCGCGCGAAGACCTGGTCTCCGCCCTGACCGCGATCGAGGGACACCCCGATAACGCGGCGGCAGGCGTGCTGGGTGGATTTTGTGTGGCCCGGTGCGGTGAGACTCCGGCGGAATACGCGGGGACGGTGCGAATCGAAATCCCCAGCGAGCTGTGCTTTGTGGTGGTCTCACCGGTCACCGAGATCGCCACCAAGGCGTCGCGTGGCGTATTGCCGACCCGTATCAGCCATCTCGATGCGGTGCGCAGCGTGAACAGTGCGGCGTGTTTGACCGCGGCCCTGGCCACAGGCGAGTTTGAGAAACTGCGCGGGGCGGTGGGCGACTTTTTGCATGAACCCTATCGACTGCCTGGCATCACGGGCGCGCGGGAAGCCATCGATGCGGGCGTGACTGCCGGAGCTTATACGGGCTGGTTGAGCGGCAGTGGTTCGAGCGTATTGGGCTTGGCCCCGACCGGGAACGCCGAAGCGGTGAGCGCGGCGATGTCAGCCGCGTTCGCGGCGGTCGGCGTCGAAAGTGACGCACGTCTGTTGATCGCGGATAACGCGGGGTTGGTGGTTCGTGCAGGCGCGCTTTAG
- a CDS encoding response regulator has translation MTAASLPHAIIVDDEQSYLDLLSIILGENLACPVATFARPLDALEAMADLDVGIIVTDFYMPDIDGMEFLKRAEQLKPGVPSIMITGHIAALDGRDQGEVKNLKAVLAKPFRAHTLSDKILEFWPQVAR, from the coding sequence TTGACCGCCGCCTCCCTTCCCCACGCCATCATCGTCGACGACGAGCAGTCCTATTTGGACCTGCTTTCGATCATTCTGGGCGAAAACCTGGCCTGTCCAGTCGCGACGTTCGCCCGCCCCCTCGACGCGCTTGAGGCCATGGCGGACCTGGATGTCGGTATCATCGTCACCGATTTCTACATGCCCGACATCGACGGCATGGAGTTTCTCAAACGAGCGGAGCAACTCAAACCAGGCGTGCCCTCAATCATGATCACCGGGCACATCGCCGCCCTGGACGGGCGGGATCAGGGGGAGGTCAAAAACCTGAAAGCCGTGCTGGCGAAACCATTTCGGGCCCACACCTTGTCCGACAAAATCCTCGAGTTCTGGCCGCAGGTCGCGCGCTAA
- a CDS encoding tRNA (cytidine(34)-2'-O)-methyltransferase, translated as MLHVVLFQPEIPQNTGNIGRMCALTRSRLHLVHPLGFEITDKHLKRAGMDYWHALDVHHHADWAAFEASAAGPERLWLFTTKTAQSYWDVSYADGDGLLFGNEGHGAPEWLHDRIGEAQRLTIPHKNPELRSLNLSTAAGIATYEALRQVGL; from the coding sequence ATGCTGCACGTCGTATTATTTCAACCCGAGATTCCGCAAAATACTGGCAACATCGGACGCATGTGCGCGCTGACCCGCAGCCGGTTGCATCTCGTGCACCCGCTGGGATTTGAGATCACCGACAAGCACTTGAAACGGGCGGGCATGGACTACTGGCACGCGTTGGACGTGCACCATCACGCGGACTGGGCGGCATTTGAAGCCTCGGCGGCCGGCCCCGAGCGCTTGTGGTTGTTCACGACCAAGACCGCGCAGTCGTATTGGGATGTCAGTTACGCCGACGGCGACGGACTGCTTTTCGGCAACGAAGGCCACGGGGCGCCGGAGTGGTTGCACGATAGGATCGGCGAGGCGCAGCGGCTTACCATTCCGCACAAAAACCCCGAATTGCGTTCGCTCAACCTCAGCACGGCGGCTGGCATCGCGACCTACGAGGCGCTGCGGCAGGTCGGGCTTTAG
- a CDS encoding ABC transporter ATP-binding protein: MPETILELQNVQTHFPIKDGFLFKHTVGTVKAVDGVNLTVEQGEVLGLVGESGCGKSTLARTIMQLVPTTGGTVILEGRNLTSSSDSDVLSIRRDLQMVFQDPYASLNPRATVFATLAEPLLVHKVCTQSEVVERVTELMITVGLAPRFMQKYPHEFSGGQRQRIAIARALALRPKVIIADEPVSALDVSIQAQILNLLAELVRKMGLSLVFIAHDLSVVKHISDRVAVMYLGKIVEIGTAEEVIDAPAHPYTRALVSAIPTPNPDEERSRKRIVLPGDPPSPINPPSGCTFHPRCPHATDVCKSTPPQLEAFKGREVSCFRKDEI; this comes from the coding sequence ATGCCTGAAACCATTCTCGAGCTGCAGAACGTCCAGACGCATTTCCCGATTAAAGACGGGTTCCTTTTCAAACACACGGTCGGCACCGTCAAAGCGGTCGACGGCGTAAACCTCACCGTCGAGCAGGGGGAGGTCCTCGGTCTCGTCGGCGAGTCCGGCTGTGGCAAGTCCACCCTCGCCCGCACCATCATGCAGTTGGTGCCGACCACCGGCGGCACCGTCATCCTCGAAGGTCGCAATCTCACGTCGAGTTCGGACTCTGACGTGCTTTCGATTCGTCGCGATCTGCAGATGGTCTTCCAGGACCCCTACGCTTCGCTCAACCCCCGGGCCACCGTCTTCGCGACGCTCGCCGAACCGTTGTTGGTGCACAAAGTCTGCACCCAATCCGAGGTCGTGGAACGCGTGACCGAACTCATGATCACGGTCGGTCTCGCCCCGCGTTTCATGCAGAAATACCCGCATGAGTTTTCCGGTGGTCAGCGCCAACGCATCGCCATCGCCCGCGCGCTCGCCTTGCGTCCCAAGGTCATCATCGCGGATGAGCCGGTGTCCGCCCTGGACGTCTCCATCCAAGCCCAGATTTTGAACCTCTTGGCCGAACTCGTGCGTAAGATGGGCCTGAGTCTGGTATTCATCGCTCACGACCTGTCGGTGGTGAAACACATCTCCGACCGCGTCGCCGTCATGTATCTCGGCAAGATTGTCGAGATCGGCACCGCCGAGGAAGTGATCGATGCCCCCGCCCACCCCTACACCCGGGCCTTGGTGAGTGCGATTCCCACGCCCAACCCGGACGAGGAACGCAGCCGTAAACGCATCGTCCTGCCGGGCGATCCGCCCTCGCCGATCAATCCTCCCTCGGGTTGCACCTTCCACCCGCGCTGTCCCCATGCGACCGACGTCTGCAAGAGCACGCCCCCGCAGTTGGAGGCCTTCAAGGGCCGCGAAGTCTCGTGCTTTCGCAAGGACGAGATTTAA
- a CDS encoding ABC transporter ATP-binding protein, with product MPLLSVKDLRTYFHTRSGVFRAVDGVSFSLERGETLGIVGESGSGKSVTCYSLMGLIPTPPGRIESGTAMFDGIDLLNCTPAQARSIRGKRVSMIFQDPMTSLNPYMRVSDQLIEPLMIHEDITKKEALKRALEMLDAVGINDAASRIHYFPHEFSGGMRQRVMIAMALITKPELLIADEPTTALDVTVQAQILELIKKMQADIGMAVVFITHDLGVVSGLCDRVQVMYAGKIVETADTRTLFYEPKHPYTRALQRSIPSMQPKGSELYTIKGLPPDLSKPLPGCSFAARCEFAVDACRAGDDPVLAPVKDGHLQACLRVQAGEL from the coding sequence ATGCCGCTCCTTTCTGTTAAAGATCTTCGCACCTATTTTCACACTCGCAGCGGGGTATTCCGCGCCGTCGACGGGGTAAGTTTCTCACTCGAACGCGGCGAAACGCTCGGCATCGTCGGCGAGTCGGGATCGGGAAAATCGGTCACCTGTTACTCATTGATGGGGCTCATCCCCACTCCGCCGGGCCGAATCGAAAGCGGCACTGCCATGTTCGACGGGATCGACTTGCTCAACTGCACGCCGGCCCAAGCCCGGTCCATTCGGGGCAAGCGCGTGAGCATGATTTTCCAGGACCCGATGACGTCGCTCAACCCCTATATGCGGGTCAGCGACCAACTCATCGAGCCGTTGATGATCCACGAGGACATCACCAAGAAGGAGGCTCTCAAACGCGCGCTCGAAATGCTCGACGCCGTCGGCATCAACGACGCCGCCAGCCGTATCCACTATTTCCCTCACGAGTTCTCCGGCGGTATGCGCCAACGCGTGATGATTGCGATGGCGCTCATCACCAAACCGGAGCTGCTCATCGCCGACGAGCCGACGACGGCCCTCGATGTGACCGTGCAGGCCCAGATTCTTGAGCTCATTAAAAAGATGCAGGCCGACATCGGCATGGCAGTCGTTTTCATCACCCACGATCTCGGCGTCGTCTCCGGACTGTGCGACCGTGTGCAGGTGATGTATGCCGGCAAAATCGTCGAGACCGCCGATACCCGCACACTCTTCTACGAACCCAAGCATCCCTATACCCGCGCGCTGCAACGCTCGATTCCATCGATGCAGCCCAAGGGATCCGAGCTCTACACCATCAAGGGTCTGCCGCCCGATCTATCCAAGCCCCTCCCGGGTTGCAGTTTCGCGGCGCGCTGTGAGTTTGCCGTCGACGCCTGTCGGGCCGGTGACGATCCGGTCCTGGCCCCCGTCAAGGACGGTCACCTGCAGGCCTGCTTGCGCGTGCAAGCCGGCGAACTTTAA
- a CDS encoding lysophospholipid acyltransferase family protein: MSSPRPPSNLKHPKHWPTWFGLGVFYLLNLLPWPIKRALAAVLGWCVYHIVPVRRRVTLINLRLAFPAKTESEIRELARAHYGSLALGLFETVSAWWSPTNRLPRHRIIGLEHLHAAAASHRGALVVTGHVTLLEMGARIINEQVEFCALYRDPNNPAVAEVMRRIRERHLKQAIPFDDLRGLLRALKQGGLVWYAPDQGKKTKMSEVLPFFGEPAVTNVATSRIAQMSGCQVIPYYAHRLADGTYELQVYPAWENFPSGDHTADAMRVNHFIEEQVRRSPEQYFWVHKRYKRRGEGYPDVYRS; encoded by the coding sequence ATGAGTTCTCCGCGCCCACCGAGTAATCTGAAACATCCGAAACATTGGCCGACCTGGTTCGGGCTGGGCGTATTTTATCTGCTCAATCTGCTGCCGTGGCCCATCAAACGCGCACTCGCCGCTGTTCTGGGCTGGTGCGTCTATCACATCGTGCCGGTCCGTCGCCGTGTCACGTTGATCAATCTGCGTCTGGCTTTTCCCGCGAAAACGGAATCCGAGATTCGCGAACTGGCTCGCGCGCACTACGGGTCGTTGGCGTTGGGTTTGTTCGAAACCGTCTCCGCCTGGTGGTCGCCGACAAATCGCCTGCCGCGTCATCGCATCATTGGTTTGGAGCATCTCCACGCCGCCGCGGCCTCCCATCGCGGTGCGTTGGTCGTGACCGGCCATGTCACGTTGCTCGAGATGGGGGCCCGCATCATCAATGAGCAGGTCGAGTTCTGCGCCCTCTACCGCGATCCCAACAATCCCGCCGTGGCCGAGGTCATGCGGCGCATTCGCGAACGGCATCTCAAGCAGGCCATCCCTTTCGACGATTTGCGCGGTCTGCTGCGAGCCCTCAAACAGGGCGGCTTGGTTTGGTATGCCCCGGATCAGGGCAAAAAAACCAAGATGTCCGAAGTCCTGCCCTTTTTCGGCGAACCCGCGGTGACCAATGTCGCCACAAGTCGCATTGCCCAGATGAGCGGTTGTCAGGTCATCCCTTATTACGCCCATCGGCTGGCCGACGGCACCTACGAGTTGCAGGTGTATCCCGCCTGGGAAAACTTCCCTTCCGGCGACCATACGGCCGATGCGATGCGCGTGAATCACTTCATCGAAGAACAAGTCCGCCGCTCGCCGGAACAGTATTTTTGGGTCCACAAGCGCTACAAACGACGCGGCGAAGGCTACCCCGACGTCTACCGGTCCTGA
- a CDS encoding sulfotransferase family 2 domain-containing protein: MTNDRSATSPSGSVPTSTGSAWAVFRQPHFSPYKCYLRRDLGLGVLLNPKVGSTAFRRVLVEGLTNAGASPQLGRLWPVSRTRRYTTAPIPDYFHAFSHQADYDFRCFVRNPYARVLSAWNDKLVKGFNSPSYPRSMRKLVPQLRRFAADQGLPGADDNAPFPFASFLSYIESQPEGRRNQHWDTQRSVLLADHVAYRHVYHMETAFVSGMADTLALVGIPPDWTTAQLARPTNASGKIATPVYTDALAERVHALYAVDFERFGFERDSWQGL; encoded by the coding sequence GTGACCAACGACAGATCTGCAACTTCTCCTTCGGGCTCCGTCCCGACTTCAACCGGCTCGGCGTGGGCGGTCTTTCGGCAACCGCATTTCAGCCCTTACAAGTGCTATCTGCGCCGCGACCTGGGCCTGGGCGTGCTGCTCAATCCCAAGGTGGGTTCAACCGCCTTCCGTCGCGTGCTCGTCGAAGGCCTGACCAACGCCGGGGCCTCCCCGCAACTCGGCCGCCTCTGGCCGGTCAGCCGCACACGCCGCTACACGACGGCACCGATTCCGGACTATTTCCACGCGTTCTCCCATCAGGCGGACTACGATTTTCGTTGTTTCGTGCGCAATCCTTACGCCCGCGTGCTTTCCGCCTGGAACGACAAATTGGTCAAAGGGTTCAATTCGCCGTCATATCCCCGCAGCATGCGCAAACTGGTGCCACAGTTGCGCCGTTTCGCCGCCGATCAGGGCCTGCCCGGCGCCGACGACAACGCGCCGTTCCCGTTCGCTTCATTTTTAAGTTACATCGAATCGCAACCGGAAGGTCGGCGTAACCAACATTGGGATACTCAACGCTCCGTCCTGCTGGCCGACCACGTCGCCTATCGACACGTTTATCACATGGAGACCGCATTCGTGAGTGGCATGGCCGACACCCTCGCCCTCGTCGGCATCCCGCCCGACTGGACCACCGCCCAACTCGCCCGTCCCACCAACGCCAGCGGGAAGATCGCCACGCCCGTTTACACCGATGCGTTGGCGGAACGCGTGCACGCGCTCTATGCGGTCGATTTTGAACGCTTCGGCTTTGAGCGTGATTCCTGGCAGGGACTTTGA
- the serS gene encoding serine--tRNA ligase, with translation MLDPKLLRESPDLVRAAIAKKHLEVDLDAVVALDSRWRSLLTEVEAMRAQSKAVNGEMAKLPKGSPEFIAKVGEMKALKVGAKAKEDELKETEAAWQQAMMELPNLPHESVPEGKTGDDNVVHATHGDVTAVSADAKPHWEIPGFENAFDFPRGSKVTGAGFPFYIGDGAKLVRALLHMFLDHAGEAGYVEVNPPIFVNAASATATGQLPDKEGQMYETVGDHLYAVPTAEVPLTNFFRDEIIDAADLPVMRCAYTPCFRREAGSYGKDVRGLNRLHQFDKVELLKWVHPSTSYTELDALRGDAERLLQKLELPYRVLLMCGGDLGFAQAKKYDLEVWSAGQQRWLEVSSCSNFESFQARRARIRYRAGEAKPELVHTLNGSGLAVPRVLAALLENNLQADGSVKLPAALVPYFGRDTVSFG, from the coding sequence ATGCTTGATCCGAAACTCCTCCGTGAATCGCCCGACCTCGTTCGGGCCGCCATTGCCAAGAAGCACCTCGAGGTCGACCTCGACGCCGTCGTGGCCCTCGATTCCCGGTGGCGGTCGCTCCTGACCGAAGTCGAGGCCATGCGCGCCCAGTCGAAAGCCGTGAACGGCGAAATGGCGAAATTGCCCAAGGGATCGCCGGAGTTTATTGCCAAAGTGGGCGAGATGAAGGCGCTGAAAGTCGGGGCCAAAGCCAAGGAAGACGAACTGAAGGAAACCGAAGCCGCCTGGCAGCAGGCGATGATGGAGTTGCCCAATTTGCCCCACGAATCGGTGCCGGAAGGCAAAACCGGGGATGACAATGTGGTGCACGCCACCCATGGCGACGTCACGGCGGTTTCGGCCGACGCCAAGCCGCATTGGGAAATTCCGGGATTCGAGAACGCATTTGATTTTCCGCGGGGCTCGAAAGTCACGGGCGCGGGCTTCCCGTTTTACATCGGCGACGGTGCCAAGCTGGTGCGGGCGTTGCTGCACATGTTTTTGGATCACGCGGGTGAAGCGGGCTACGTCGAAGTCAACCCTCCGATTTTCGTGAACGCGGCGAGTGCGACGGCGACGGGGCAATTGCCCGATAAGGAAGGCCAGATGTATGAGACCGTGGGCGATCACCTGTATGCGGTGCCGACGGCCGAGGTGCCGTTGACCAATTTTTTCCGCGACGAGATCATCGACGCGGCTGACCTACCGGTGATGCGTTGCGCTTACACGCCGTGTTTCCGTCGCGAGGCGGGCAGTTACGGCAAAGACGTGCGTGGGCTCAATCGGCTGCATCAGTTCGACAAGGTCGAGCTGCTCAAGTGGGTGCATCCGTCGACCAGCTACACCGAACTCGACGCATTGCGCGGCGACGCGGAGCGCCTGTTGCAAAAACTCGAATTGCCTTACCGCGTGCTGCTCATGTGCGGTGGTGACCTCGGGTTTGCGCAGGCCAAAAAATACGACCTCGAAGTCTGGTCGGCCGGCCAACAGCGCTGGTTGGAGGTGTCGAGCTGTTCAAATTTTGAGAGCTTCCAAGCCCGCCGTGCCCGGATTCGTTACCGCGCCGGCGAAGCGAAACCGGAGCTGGTGCACACGCTCAACGGATCCGGTCTGGCGGTGCCACGGGTGCTGGCGGCGTTATTGGAAAACAACTTACAAGCCGACGGTTCGGTGAAACTACCGGCCGCATTGGTGCCTTATTTCGGCCGCGACACGGTGTCGTTTGGCTGA
- the tilS gene encoding tRNA lysidine(34) synthetase TilS, which produces MAEPKLSRWQTMARRMAAAIPIERLHPAVVSAAASAGRRRWIVAVSGGSDSVALGLLVWAHWPQHRDRLVLAHFDHRLRGRASAEDARFCRRLAEGLGIDCEIGRWESPPAAASEAAARAARNGFFDEVRRRHRSRVIWTGHQRDDVAETLLMRLARGSGSRGLSAPRPLQDWGESGSRWRPLIGLSREELETALQAAGARWREDETNSGEAYFRTRVRQQVVPVWIAAAGRDAVAGAARSRELIAEDDAALECWLDELDVVAADGALSLTKLAGRPAAIWRRALHRWLGWQADGGGLSRQGFEVLLEKARSGKTSRFSLGTTGFARIRRGRLYFEKLSP; this is translated from the coding sequence ATGGCGGAGCCGAAGCTTTCCCGATGGCAGACCATGGCGCGGCGCATGGCGGCGGCGATTCCGATCGAGCGATTGCATCCGGCAGTGGTGTCGGCGGCGGCTTCAGCCGGTCGACGGCGCTGGATCGTAGCCGTTTCAGGTGGTAGCGATTCGGTGGCGTTGGGGTTGCTGGTGTGGGCGCACTGGCCGCAGCACCGAGACCGCTTGGTGCTGGCCCATTTCGACCATCGATTGCGGGGGAGGGCTTCGGCCGAGGATGCGCGGTTTTGTCGCCGATTGGCGGAAGGCCTGGGCATCGATTGTGAGATCGGTCGATGGGAGTCACCGCCAGCGGCAGCGAGTGAGGCGGCGGCGCGGGCGGCGCGAAATGGGTTTTTCGACGAGGTGCGGCGGCGGCATCGGTCGCGGGTGATTTGGACGGGGCACCAACGCGATGACGTGGCGGAGACGTTGTTGATGCGGCTGGCTCGTGGGAGTGGTTCGCGGGGGTTGAGCGCGCCTCGGCCGTTGCAGGATTGGGGCGAGTCCGGCTCCCGGTGGCGGCCGTTGATCGGTTTATCGCGCGAGGAGCTGGAGACGGCGTTGCAGGCGGCGGGAGCACGTTGGCGCGAAGACGAGACCAACAGCGGCGAGGCCTATTTCCGAACCCGGGTGCGACAACAAGTGGTGCCGGTATGGATCGCGGCGGCCGGACGTGATGCGGTGGCGGGAGCGGCGCGCTCGCGGGAGCTCATTGCCGAGGATGATGCGGCCTTGGAATGCTGGCTCGACGAGTTGGATGTCGTCGCGGCGGACGGGGCGTTGTCCCTGACGAAACTGGCCGGACGGCCTGCGGCGATCTGGCGGCGGGCGCTGCATCGGTGGTTGGGCTGGCAGGCGGACGGTGGTGGCCTTTCGCGGCAAGGATTTGAGGTTTTGCTCGAAAAAGCCCGGTCGGGGAAGACGAGCCGTTTCAGTCTGGGGACGACGGGATTTGCCCGAATTCGTCGCGGGCGGCTGTATTTTGAGAAACTATCGCCTTAG